In one Curtobacterium citreum genomic region, the following are encoded:
- a CDS encoding MATE family efflux transporter, whose translation MPRPPASAERPARSEQRGVDRDIVRLAVPALGALVVEPLFLLTDTALVGHLGATSLAAVGLAGAVLQTVTGLLVFLAYSTTPAVARALGGGDRRGAVHAGIDGMWLALALGVVLALVGWPLAGPLVDLFGASPAVSAAATAYLTVSLIGLPGILVVTASTGLLRGLQDTRTPLVVATVGFVANGLLNAVLIYGADWGVEGSAAGTVIVQWAMAAVYVGIAVRAARASGAPLRPGASGVARALRSGAWLFLRTASLRVAMLATVGTAAALGTTGLATTQVGLTVFSTLAFALDALAIAGQALVGHGLGARDPDRVRLVTRRLVLLGVAGGVLLGLVTVAVSGLLGPVFSDSAAVRDALPLVLVLIAVGMPVAGYVFVLDGVLIGAGDARYLAIAGGVNLVVYLPLLWWAGGTLAGLWAAFAPGYIGVRAVTLGLRAHRRGWIEQALAR comes from the coding sequence GTGCCCCGTCCTCCCGCGTCCGCCGAGCGCCCTGCTCGCTCCGAGCAGCGCGGGGTCGACCGGGACATCGTCCGGCTCGCGGTGCCCGCCCTCGGGGCGCTCGTCGTCGAGCCACTCTTCCTGCTGACGGACACCGCGCTCGTCGGGCACCTCGGGGCGACGTCCCTCGCCGCGGTCGGCCTGGCGGGCGCCGTGCTGCAGACCGTGACGGGACTCCTCGTCTTCCTGGCGTACTCGACGACCCCGGCCGTCGCCCGGGCCCTCGGTGGTGGGGACCGTCGCGGCGCGGTGCACGCCGGCATCGACGGGATGTGGCTCGCGCTCGCGCTCGGCGTCGTGCTCGCGCTCGTCGGGTGGCCGCTGGCCGGGCCGCTCGTCGACCTGTTCGGCGCCTCGCCCGCGGTGTCGGCGGCGGCGACGGCGTACCTGACGGTGTCGCTGATCGGCCTGCCCGGGATCCTCGTCGTGACCGCCTCGACCGGACTGCTGCGCGGTCTGCAGGACACCAGGACACCGCTCGTCGTCGCGACCGTCGGCTTCGTGGCGAACGGGCTGCTCAACGCCGTGCTCATCTACGGCGCGGATTGGGGCGTCGAGGGCTCGGCGGCCGGCACCGTCATCGTGCAGTGGGCCATGGCGGCGGTCTACGTCGGCATCGCAGTCCGCGCAGCCCGGGCGTCCGGTGCGCCGCTGCGGCCGGGAGCGTCCGGCGTCGCACGCGCGCTGCGGTCGGGGGCGTGGCTGTTCCTCCGCACCGCCTCGCTGCGGGTCGCGATGCTCGCGACCGTCGGGACCGCGGCGGCGCTCGGGACCACCGGGCTCGCGACGACGCAGGTCGGGCTCACCGTCTTCTCGACCCTGGCGTTCGCGCTGGACGCCCTCGCCATCGCCGGGCAGGCCCTCGTCGGGCACGGCCTCGGCGCGCGCGATCCCGACCGGGTGCGGCTCGTCACCCGGCGGCTGGTGCTGCTCGGCGTCGCCGGCGGCGTGCTCCTCGGGCTCGTGACCGTCGCGGTGAGCGGCCTGCTCGGACCGGTGTTCTCCGACTCCGCCGCGGTCCGGGACGCCCTGCCGCTCGTGCTCGTCCTCATCGCGGTCGGGATGCCCGTCGCGGGCTACGTCTTCGTGCTCGACGGCGTGCTCATCGGCGCGGGTGACGCCCGGTACCTGGCGATCGCCGGCGGGGTGAACCTGGTCGTGTACCTGCCGCTCCTCTGGTGGGCGGGCGGCACGCTCGCGGGACTCTGGGCGGCGTTCGCGCCCGGGTACATCGGGGTCCGGGCGGTGACGCTCGGGCTTCGGGCGCACCGACGAGGCTGGATCGAACAGGCGCTGGCCCGGTGA
- a CDS encoding GAP family protein, protein MDLTALVPGAVGIALSPLPIASVVFLLGHRRGYGPAIACVVGWATAVAVALVVAVLVGERLPLETAGGSSVQAVVALAAAAVLAGLAVWQWTTRRLPDGRPSSARWSDAVERLGTGHGFGLGLLLFCNPKALVLALTAGLAFGDADPAPGQAVVAAVLFVVVAASTVAAPVVVAAAAGPRAHRPLSALRVGIERWGTVGLVVVLVVLAVVQLVVGLTGLR, encoded by the coding sequence GTGGACCTGACCGCCCTCGTGCCCGGTGCCGTCGGGATCGCCCTGAGCCCCCTGCCGATCGCGTCGGTCGTCTTCCTGCTCGGGCACCGCCGCGGGTACGGACCCGCGATCGCCTGCGTGGTCGGGTGGGCGACGGCGGTGGCCGTGGCGCTCGTGGTCGCGGTCCTCGTCGGCGAGCGGCTCCCGCTCGAGACCGCCGGCGGGTCGTCGGTGCAGGCCGTCGTGGCGCTCGCCGCCGCCGCGGTGCTCGCCGGACTCGCCGTCTGGCAGTGGACGACACGGCGCCTGCCCGACGGGCGTCCGTCGAGTGCCCGGTGGTCGGACGCCGTCGAGCGGCTCGGCACCGGTCACGGCTTCGGCCTCGGCCTGCTCCTGTTCTGCAACCCCAAGGCGCTCGTGCTCGCGCTCACCGCGGGACTGGCGTTCGGCGACGCTGACCCCGCGCCGGGGCAGGCCGTCGTGGCGGCCGTGCTGTTCGTGGTCGTCGCCGCCTCGACGGTCGCTGCGCCGGTGGTCGTCGCCGCTGCGGCCGGTCCGCGTGCGCACCGACCCCTGTCCGCCCTGCGGGTGGGCATCGAGCGGTGGGGCACCGTCGGCCTGGTGGTGGTGCTCGTCGTGCTGGCGGTGGTCCAGCTGGTGGTCGGCCTCACCGGCCTCCGCTGA
- a CDS encoding lipopolysaccharide biosynthesis protein — translation MTRSGEGTAVASSAVLATVGIGVQGVAKLLVTVVVGRVFGTETLGHTTALLSLSVFAALLWPNAAGNTASRYLAVALRAGRSDAAVNRLLGAATAVSSVVLAALTVPIAIAWGNGPWTVVGGVAVVVAYGLYCHARGAQLGYGRAPLTALWDTVTSVLALGLLVAVCVARLEPLVLLPLAVGYTVFAVACWPRGNRAAGPPEPTTGVLGFALWNVLAVTTANGLLQLTMIAAQVSVSAREAGVYAAAFTLATPASMLGQALGQVLVPAFAHRTDGGSLRSRGAAVLVGGFAGGTAVVFGLVALLAGWFLPIVYPAEGAAAVADLRYLMVGVWVFTVGLVPAALLLAAGRSRAVALASVAGFVVGAVLMAVLAPVAGVAGGTTGFLVGSAVNLVAVLGLGLRRR, via the coding sequence GTGACGCGCTCCGGGGAAGGGACCGCGGTCGCGTCCTCCGCGGTGCTCGCGACGGTCGGCATCGGGGTGCAGGGGGTCGCGAAGCTCCTGGTCACGGTCGTCGTCGGCCGGGTGTTCGGCACCGAGACGCTCGGGCACACCACGGCCCTGCTGTCCCTGTCGGTCTTCGCGGCGCTGCTCTGGCCGAACGCGGCGGGGAACACGGCGTCGCGGTACCTCGCGGTGGCGCTCCGGGCCGGCCGGTCGGACGCCGCGGTGAACCGACTGCTCGGGGCCGCGACGGCGGTGTCGAGCGTCGTGCTCGCCGCGCTGACCGTGCCGATCGCGATCGCGTGGGGCAACGGGCCGTGGACCGTCGTCGGCGGCGTCGCGGTGGTGGTGGCCTACGGCCTCTACTGCCACGCGCGGGGTGCGCAGCTGGGCTACGGTCGTGCGCCGCTGACCGCGCTGTGGGACACCGTTACGAGCGTGCTCGCGCTCGGGCTGCTCGTGGCCGTGTGCGTCGCCCGCCTCGAGCCCCTCGTGCTGCTCCCCCTGGCCGTCGGCTACACGGTGTTCGCGGTGGCGTGCTGGCCCCGGGGCAACCGTGCCGCCGGGCCGCCGGAGCCGACGACCGGGGTGCTCGGCTTCGCGCTGTGGAACGTCCTGGCCGTGACCACCGCGAACGGCCTGCTCCAGCTGACGATGATCGCGGCGCAGGTGAGCGTCTCCGCGCGCGAGGCCGGGGTCTACGCCGCCGCGTTCACGCTCGCGACGCCCGCCTCGATGCTCGGGCAGGCCCTGGGGCAGGTGCTCGTCCCGGCCTTCGCGCACCGGACGGACGGCGGGTCGCTGCGCTCCCGCGGCGCCGCCGTGCTCGTCGGGGGCTTCGCGGGCGGGACCGCGGTCGTGTTCGGACTCGTCGCCCTGCTCGCCGGGTGGTTCCTGCCGATCGTGTACCCGGCCGAGGGGGCGGCAGCCGTGGCGGACCTGCGGTACCTGATGGTCGGCGTGTGGGTGTTCACGGTCGGGCTCGTCCCGGCGGCGCTCCTGCTCGCGGCCGGTCGGTCGCGGGCGGTGGCGCTGGCCTCGGTCGCGGGGTTCGTCGTGGGTGCGGTGCTGATGGCCGTGCTCGCGCCGGTCGCCGGGGTCGCGGGTGGGACGACCGGGTTCCTGGTCGGCAGCGCGGTGAACCTGGTCGCGGTGCTCGGACTCGGGTTGCGGCGGCGCTGA